In Gemmatimonas sp. UBA7669, the following are encoded in one genomic region:
- a CDS encoding SIMPL domain-containing protein, translating into MAPEPPPAIMVSARGEVQVAPDRARVQVGVETQAKTSAAAAAENNQKQAAVLKAIRALGIPQAQIRTLNYSVMPIQRYDDKLKRVVIDGYQVSNIVSVETEKLDLAGQIIDAGLNNGANRVAGLDFFVKDRAKAQEEALAQAVATARRQAEVAARAAGGQLGGLLEIMINDFERPDPRPMMAMAKMEMDAAGAPTEVSAGTSTVSVQVTTRWRFQNR; encoded by the coding sequence GTGGCCCCCGAGCCCCCGCCGGCGATCATGGTGTCGGCGCGCGGCGAGGTGCAGGTGGCACCTGACCGGGCCCGGGTGCAGGTCGGCGTGGAAACGCAGGCCAAGACCTCCGCGGCGGCGGCGGCCGAGAACAACCAGAAGCAGGCTGCTGTGCTGAAGGCCATTCGCGCTCTTGGAATACCGCAGGCGCAGATCCGTACGCTCAACTACAGTGTGATGCCGATCCAGCGCTACGATGACAAGCTCAAGCGGGTGGTGATCGACGGCTACCAGGTGAGCAACATCGTCAGCGTGGAGACGGAAAAGCTGGACCTGGCGGGCCAGATCATCGATGCCGGGTTGAACAACGGCGCCAACCGGGTGGCCGGCCTCGACTTCTTTGTGAAGGACCGCGCGAAGGCGCAGGAAGAGGCGCTGGCTCAGGCGGTGGCGACGGCGCGCCGTCAGGCCGAAGTCGCAGCCCGTGCAGCGGGTGGTCAGCTTGGTGGGCTGCTCGAGATCATGATCAACGACTTCGAGCGACCGGATCCTCGCCCGATGATGGCCATGGCCAAGATGGAGATGGACGCCGCCGGCGCCCCGACGGAGGTCAGTGCCGGGACGAGCACTGTCAGTGTGCAGGTCACGACCCGCTGGCGCTTTCAGAACCGCTGA